From the Psychrobacillus sp. FSL K6-4046 genome, one window contains:
- a CDS encoding BrxA/BrxB family bacilliredoxin, translated as MNAYDEYMKQVVKPMRSELTNAGFKELTTPDQVHEHMKEEGVSLIVINSVCGCAAGLARPAVTEAIGELPKKPNHLVTVFAGQDQEATATMRDYFSEVPPSSPSIAIWKDGELAYFIPREQIESNSMETIKDHLTGVLTDIIA; from the coding sequence ATGAACGCATATGATGAATATATGAAGCAAGTAGTTAAACCAATGAGAAGTGAGCTGACGAATGCTGGTTTTAAAGAGCTGACTACACCTGATCAAGTGCATGAGCATATGAAAGAAGAAGGTGTGTCATTAATAGTGATTAACTCGGTATGTGGTTGTGCAGCGGGGCTCGCAAGACCTGCTGTTACTGAAGCGATTGGCGAATTACCAAAGAAACCAAATCATCTTGTTACTGTTTTTGCAGGACAAGATCAAGAGGCGACTGCTACTATGAGAGATTATTTTAGTGAAGTCCCACCAAGTTCACCTTCCATTGCTATATGGAAGGATGGAGAATTAGCTTATTTTATCCCTAGAGAGCAAATTGAAAGTAACTCTATGGAAACAATCAAAGACCACCTGACAGGTGTTCTCACTGACATAATTGCTTAA
- a CDS encoding DegV family protein, with protein sequence MPKVHIVTDSTADLTKEIIEKYNIHVVPLTIQIDGESYIDGVNIQPEEFLEKMSTSKELPKSSQPAVGVFKELYDRLGKNGDQVISIHMTGGMSGTVKSAQTAADLTDSDVTVIDSKFISFALYFQVEEAAKMAVNGATKDAIVEKVLDICTKTDLYVVVDTLDNLVKGGRIGKGKAMIGSLLSIKPIASLANGVYTPVAKARSHKQVVNYLFKQFMEDTKGKVVKAVGISHANGLSMATPLMELIKDSGFKDIQVSFTSPVISTHTGPGAIGFMYMTE encoded by the coding sequence GTGCCAAAGGTTCATATAGTTACAGACTCTACAGCTGATTTAACTAAAGAGATAATTGAAAAGTATAATATACATGTAGTACCTTTGACGATTCAGATTGATGGGGAGTCATATATTGATGGGGTTAATATTCAACCAGAGGAATTTTTAGAAAAGATGAGTACTTCTAAAGAACTTCCTAAGTCCTCCCAGCCTGCAGTAGGGGTGTTCAAAGAGCTATACGATAGACTTGGTAAGAATGGAGATCAAGTTATCTCAATACATATGACCGGTGGTATGAGTGGTACTGTCAAATCTGCTCAAACAGCTGCTGACCTGACAGATTCTGATGTGACTGTTATTGACTCCAAGTTTATCTCCTTTGCTTTATATTTCCAGGTGGAAGAAGCTGCTAAAATGGCTGTTAATGGAGCTACAAAAGATGCAATTGTTGAGAAGGTATTAGACATATGCACTAAAACAGATCTATATGTAGTAGTAGATACTTTGGATAATTTAGTGAAAGGTGGACGTATTGGAAAGGGAAAAGCAATGATTGGATCTTTACTTTCTATTAAACCCATTGCGAGCCTTGCGAATGGAGTTTATACTCCTGTGGCAAAAGCTAGAAGTCATAAGCAAGTAGTCAACTATTTGTTTAAACAGTTTATGGAAGACACTAAAGGTAAAGTTGTAAAAGCGGTAGGTATTTCTCATGCTAATGGATTGTCTATGGCTACACCCTTAATGGAATTAATAAAAGACTCGGGTTTCAAAGATATTCAAGTGTCCTTTACTTCCCCGGTGATTAGTACGCATACTGGTCCAGGTGCCATTGGATTTATGTATATGACAGAATAA
- a CDS encoding dihydrofolate reductase, with product MISLIVAHDPNRVIGYNKDLPWHIPGDLAYFKEKTMSKAMVMGRNTYESIGKVLPGRKSIIVTRNSSYKVEGAEVVNNLVDAIELAKSHHDEVMVIGGEQIFRAILPKADRLYITFIQQTFKGDTYFPPYSSDEWVLTEKSEEMKTSDGITYVYLVYDRKVSE from the coding sequence ATGATATCACTAATCGTAGCACATGATCCAAACCGAGTAATTGGCTATAACAAAGACTTGCCTTGGCATATACCTGGTGATTTAGCATATTTCAAAGAAAAAACAATGAGTAAGGCAATGGTTATGGGACGGAATACATATGAATCGATTGGGAAAGTATTACCAGGTAGAAAAAGTATAATTGTTACTAGAAACTCCTCTTATAAAGTCGAGGGAGCAGAGGTAGTAAACAATTTAGTGGATGCAATCGAATTGGCGAAGAGTCACCACGACGAGGTTATGGTAATTGGAGGAGAGCAGATTTTTAGAGCAATCCTACCAAAAGCGGACAGACTATATATCACCTTCATTCAACAAACATTCAAAGGTGATACTTACTTCCCACCATACAGCTCCGATGAATGGGTACTTACTGAAAAGTCGGAAGAAATGAAGACATCTGACGGAATAACTTACGTATATTTGGTTTACGATAGAAAGGTTAGTGAATAA
- a CDS encoding GDSL-type esterase/lipase family protein, with amino-acid sequence MKYKFLIILVCISLLASCAPEKIEEVSFPIKETVLFEEYIIPPEFFPRTLELVGLGDSLTQGVGDELKKNGYVGRLKNQILEYKGIEDVVLTNTAKRGRRSDQLLKLLKDGEIDHQLRKADLITITIGGNDVMKVFRKDLFNLQIEAFQKELQRFERNYDEILEQIREVNSSAPIIMIGIYNPITIVTDETSEVDQIITDWNDTIESLSYSNTNACYAPIDTLFDSNANLVYHTDFFHPNSKGYELIVDNVVNSLENCGLIDEQSRELFF; translated from the coding sequence ATGAAATATAAATTTTTAATTATTCTTGTTTGTATTTCTTTATTAGCTAGCTGTGCGCCAGAAAAAATAGAAGAAGTTAGCTTTCCGATAAAGGAAACGGTCTTATTCGAAGAATATATTATTCCGCCTGAATTTTTCCCGAGAACATTAGAACTTGTAGGTCTTGGAGATTCTCTTACTCAAGGGGTAGGAGATGAACTAAAGAAGAATGGGTACGTTGGAAGATTAAAAAATCAAATCTTAGAATACAAGGGAATAGAAGATGTCGTGTTAACCAATACTGCTAAAAGAGGAAGACGAAGTGACCAACTTCTAAAGTTGTTAAAAGATGGAGAAATCGATCATCAACTTCGTAAAGCAGACTTAATCACTATTACCATTGGTGGAAATGATGTCATGAAGGTATTTAGAAAAGATCTCTTCAACCTTCAGATTGAGGCATTTCAAAAGGAATTACAGCGTTTTGAGCGAAATTATGATGAAATCTTAGAGCAAATTCGAGAGGTTAATAGTAGTGCTCCAATAATAATGATTGGAATTTATAACCCTATTACCATAGTTACAGATGAAACGAGCGAAGTAGATCAAATCATAACAGATTGGAACGACACTATAGAATCGCTATCCTATAGTAATACAAATGCTTGTTATGCACCTATTGATACTTTGTTTGATTCTAATGCAAACTTAGTCTATCATACCGACTTTTTTCATCCGAACAGCAAGGGGTATGAGCTGATAGTAGATAACGTAGTAAATTCTTTAGAAAATTGTGGTTTGATAGATGAGCAAAGTAGGGAATTGTTCTTTTGA
- a CDS encoding YpjP family protein encodes MKKWFQKSIIITVAFLTFGLISPNHVIWEQLLESKVPMKSVSAEKHTVEYDQVSLKESIDYSEKITLAAKEQAYIKFGARIGPVIQNEFDEVIFPRIQEAINTTLVSVDDQKAANLAITEQPSGEYYEKIFHIFDETTKKDLMRFHVRTDKKPLDGYYFNFHYHLAEDKYSKHYALGEIYWSKNTPPKWLS; translated from the coding sequence ATGAAAAAATGGTTCCAAAAATCGATTATTATTACTGTGGCATTTCTAACATTTGGACTGATTTCACCTAACCATGTTATTTGGGAGCAACTGTTAGAGAGCAAAGTGCCGATGAAGTCGGTCTCTGCAGAGAAGCATACGGTAGAGTATGACCAGGTTAGTCTTAAAGAATCCATTGATTACAGTGAAAAGATTACTCTGGCCGCTAAAGAACAAGCTTACATTAAGTTTGGTGCGAGAATTGGCCCTGTTATTCAAAATGAGTTTGATGAAGTTATTTTCCCTAGAATTCAAGAGGCAATTAATACAACATTGGTTTCTGTTGATGACCAAAAAGCAGCTAATCTAGCAATAACAGAACAGCCTTCTGGAGAATATTACGAAAAAATATTCCATATTTTTGATGAAACTACAAAAAAAGATTTGATGCGTTTTCATGTAAGAACAGATAAAAAACCGCTAGATGGTTACTACTTTAATTTTCATTATCACCTAGCAGAGGATAAATATTCAAAGCATTATGCTTTAGGTGAAATTTATTGGTCTAAGAACACCCCACCTAAATGGCTCTCCTAG
- a CDS encoding UDP-N-acetylmuramoyl-L-alanyl-D-glutamate--2,6-diaminopimelate ligase, whose amino-acid sequence MKLNELLSSVEIIPTLKTQNIQVNGIAFNSKNIKEGYLFVAISGTHSDGHTYIEDALTNGAIAVVGEQELFLNEVPYFQVKDARKALAFLARTFYKNPTNNKTIIGITGTNGKTTTSYMLKHILESQGISCAVFGSISIIINNEEYSSTHTTLDPLTFHELAAKSKDQVIIMEVSSHGLVQQRVEGLEFDYCIFTNIEHEHLDYHKDMESYYLAKQSLFTYLKSNGKAILLSSNDWSERLNTYVNSLGREVIKINGSSPTYTIDIDKIIEQQTGKVFSLTTQMQGEHNINNAAAAFATSVHFGLDPKRVELTLNNFKGIPGRYQLFPLANSATAVVDYAHTANAFHYILDTVKSQNARMIYHVFGFRGNRDVQKRARMIEMSLKYADRCILTFDDLNGVPAEQMINELENLGAHEKCVIYPDRTEAIKYAWEIAGPGDWIVITGKGNEAYKQSYSLSTKSDIDTLNYLLSTKHSAKPEIESLL is encoded by the coding sequence ATGAAACTAAATGAACTATTATCTTCAGTCGAGATTATTCCAACTCTAAAGACACAGAATATTCAAGTAAACGGGATTGCTTTTAATTCTAAAAACATTAAAGAAGGTTATTTGTTCGTCGCTATTTCAGGGACTCATTCAGATGGACATACGTATATTGAGGATGCTCTTACGAACGGGGCTATTGCCGTGGTCGGTGAACAGGAACTATTCTTAAATGAGGTTCCATACTTTCAAGTAAAAGATGCGAGAAAAGCATTAGCCTTTCTTGCTAGAACATTTTACAAAAATCCAACGAATAACAAAACAATAATTGGAATTACTGGAACAAACGGTAAAACTACTACTTCTTATATGTTGAAGCATATACTTGAGAGCCAAGGAATCTCCTGTGCTGTATTCGGGAGTATTTCTATTATTATTAACAACGAAGAATATTCTTCTACTCATACGACATTAGATCCTCTGACTTTCCATGAACTTGCTGCAAAGAGCAAGGACCAAGTAATTATTATGGAAGTTTCTTCCCATGGTCTAGTGCAACAACGCGTAGAAGGACTTGAATTTGATTATTGTATTTTTACAAATATAGAACACGAGCACCTCGATTACCATAAAGATATGGAATCATACTATTTAGCTAAACAATCGTTGTTTACATACTTAAAAAGCAATGGAAAAGCAATTCTTCTCTCTAGTAATGACTGGAGTGAGAGGCTTAATACATATGTAAATTCACTTGGAAGAGAAGTTATTAAAATTAATGGAAGCTCTCCTACTTATACAATAGATATAGATAAAATTATCGAACAACAGACTGGCAAGGTTTTTTCTCTTACAACACAAATGCAAGGCGAGCACAATATTAATAATGCAGCTGCAGCCTTTGCTACAAGCGTTCATTTCGGGTTAGATCCCAAACGTGTTGAGCTAACGTTAAATAATTTCAAAGGTATTCCAGGACGTTATCAGTTATTTCCTCTTGCGAATAGTGCGACCGCTGTCGTAGATTACGCGCACACCGCCAATGCGTTTCACTATATTTTAGACACCGTAAAGTCACAGAACGCACGGATGATTTATCATGTTTTTGGCTTTAGGGGTAATCGAGATGTACAAAAAAGGGCAAGGATGATTGAAATGTCATTAAAATATGCAGACCGATGCATTCTAACATTTGATGATCTCAATGGGGTACCTGCGGAACAAATGATAAACGAGCTTGAGAATTTAGGGGCACATGAAAAGTGTGTGATATACCCTGATCGAACAGAGGCTATTAAATACGCTTGGGAAATAGCGGGACCAGGAGATTGGATAGTAATTACTGGAAAAGGTAATGAAGCATATAAACAAAGCTATTCCCTCTCGACTAAATCTGATATTGACACATTAAATTATCTTTTAAGTACCAAGCATTCAGCAAAACCTGAAATAGAAAGCCTGTTATAG
- a CDS encoding thymidylate synthase yields the protein MQQYLDLCKHIMEHGIEKGDRTGTGTKSVFGYQMRFDLSKGFPLMTTKKTAFRLIVSELLWFLKGDTNVKTLIKANNHIWDEWAFEKWVNSDTYNGPDMTNFGVRASKDPEFKALVDQQMKVFCDNILSDESFAEEFGDLGPVYGRQWRSWPGKNGETIDQLANLIDGLQKNPDSRRHIITAWNPSEVDDMALPPCHTFMQFYVANGKLSCQLYQRSADVFLGVPFNIASYALLVHLIAKECKLEVGDFVHTLGDAHIYLNHFEQVETQLSRTPRALPTLVLNEEKASIFDFEIEDISIEGYDPHPKIKAPIAV from the coding sequence ATGCAACAATACTTAGATTTATGTAAGCACATTATGGAACATGGGATTGAAAAAGGTGATCGAACAGGAACGGGAACAAAAAGTGTTTTTGGTTATCAAATGCGTTTTGACCTTTCAAAAGGATTTCCTCTTATGACTACTAAAAAAACTGCTTTTCGCTTGATAGTAAGTGAATTATTGTGGTTTTTAAAGGGAGATACCAACGTTAAAACCTTGATTAAGGCCAATAACCATATTTGGGATGAATGGGCATTTGAAAAGTGGGTAAATAGTGATACATATAATGGTCCAGATATGACAAACTTTGGTGTACGAGCTTCGAAGGATCCTGAATTTAAGGCTTTGGTGGATCAACAAATGAAGGTTTTCTGTGACAACATTCTATCTGATGAGTCTTTCGCAGAAGAATTTGGAGACCTTGGTCCTGTCTATGGTAGACAATGGCGCTCATGGCCTGGCAAAAACGGTGAAACGATTGATCAGCTTGCGAATTTGATCGATGGATTACAAAAGAACCCTGATTCCAGACGACATATCATTACTGCTTGGAATCCATCTGAGGTCGATGATATGGCATTACCGCCCTGTCACACTTTTATGCAATTCTATGTAGCGAACGGAAAATTGTCTTGTCAACTCTATCAGCGAAGTGCTGATGTTTTTTTAGGAGTGCCTTTTAATATAGCTTCCTATGCTTTACTTGTTCATTTAATAGCAAAAGAATGTAAGTTAGAAGTTGGAGATTTCGTACATACTTTAGGTGATGCTCATATTTATTTGAATCACTTTGAACAGGTTGAAACACAATTATCGCGAACACCGCGTGCTTTACCGACATTAGTCTTAAATGAAGAAAAAGCTTCCATCTTTGATTTTGAAATCGAAGACATTTCTATAGAAGGCTATGATCCGCATCCCAAAATCAAAGCACCAATTGCTGTATAA
- a CDS encoding class I SAM-dependent methyltransferase → MKTVITTAGRTNPEYTRVAKDIAADLCINFIDRKKKSVEKIQNEQLADVLVVGKERLEFFAYGSTTPFFFHPNSAAFRLKRLLKAEKDPFLEATGLKLGDRFLDTTAGLCSDSLIAAYTVGNPGKVVALEKEKMVAYIINRGLKSYETEFSELENSMRRIQVIHKDAVDYLKTVKDNSFDVVYMDPMFEEEIAESNNFQALREIGAIGTLYTEWVEQAKRVAKKRVVLKAHFRSPMFEDFGFTRLTRLSSKFHYGIIEV, encoded by the coding sequence ATGAAAACAGTTATAACGACTGCTGGAAGAACGAATCCCGAATATACTCGGGTAGCAAAAGATATAGCTGCTGATTTATGTATAAACTTCATAGACCGAAAGAAAAAGTCAGTGGAAAAAATACAAAACGAGCAGTTAGCGGATGTTTTAGTAGTTGGTAAGGAAAGGCTGGAGTTTTTTGCATATGGTTCCACCACTCCTTTTTTCTTTCACCCAAATTCTGCAGCCTTTCGTTTAAAAAGGCTGTTAAAAGCGGAAAAAGACCCTTTTCTTGAAGCAACAGGCTTAAAGTTGGGGGATAGGTTTTTAGATACTACAGCTGGTTTATGTTCTGATAGCTTAATTGCTGCTTATACAGTAGGAAATCCAGGAAAAGTAGTTGCACTAGAGAAGGAAAAGATGGTTGCATATATTATTAATCGAGGATTAAAAAGCTATGAAACGGAATTTAGTGAATTAGAAAATTCCATGCGAAGAATTCAAGTGATTCATAAAGATGCAGTAGACTATTTAAAAACGGTAAAGGATAACTCATTTGACGTTGTGTATATGGATCCAATGTTTGAAGAGGAAATTGCCGAGTCTAATAATTTTCAAGCCCTTAGAGAAATAGGGGCTATTGGAACTCTGTATACAGAGTGGGTCGAGCAAGCGAAGCGAGTTGCCAAAAAACGAGTTGTTTTAAAGGCGCATTTCCGCTCTCCTATGTTTGAGGATTTTGGTTTTACCCGACTGACAAGACTAAGTTCTAAGTTCCATTACGGAATAATTGAAGTATAA
- a CDS encoding lysophospholipid acyltransferase family protein, which translates to MNKLFSSLRTFGFLFGYLPISIPKLNKIKSKKGLLSVEQYDLLVHEVPQKWAGGILKRTKSEFTVEGLENLPDGAVLFVSNHEGNFDIPTLLAHIPKPFGFISKIEVKKIPLIPKWMEEMNCVFLDRTNRKSSYRSIQDTVSQLQNGHSILMFPEGTRSKGQGIGAFKSGFVRIAKDADVPIVPIAIHGTSNIMEKNNNKISPAHVQISILPSYSKETIQVSNSEQIKEDLHIIIANKINELQSRHK; encoded by the coding sequence GTGAATAAGTTGTTTTCTTCTTTAAGAACTTTTGGCTTTTTGTTTGGCTATTTACCAATAAGCATCCCAAAACTCAACAAAATTAAGTCTAAAAAAGGCTTACTATCAGTAGAGCAGTATGACTTGCTTGTCCACGAAGTTCCGCAAAAATGGGCTGGGGGTATTTTAAAACGAACAAAAAGCGAATTTACTGTAGAAGGATTGGAAAATCTTCCTGATGGAGCTGTCTTATTTGTAAGCAATCATGAAGGGAACTTCGATATTCCTACTTTGTTAGCCCATATCCCTAAGCCGTTTGGGTTTATTTCAAAAATCGAGGTTAAAAAAATTCCACTAATTCCTAAATGGATGGAAGAAATGAATTGTGTGTTTTTAGACCGGACAAATCGAAAAAGTAGTTATCGATCAATTCAGGATACAGTATCACAATTACAAAATGGTCATTCTATTTTAATGTTTCCGGAGGGAACTAGAAGTAAGGGACAGGGGATAGGAGCATTCAAATCGGGATTTGTCCGTATTGCTAAAGACGCAGATGTTCCTATTGTTCCTATCGCGATTCATGGAACCTCTAATATTATGGAGAAAAATAATAATAAAATTAGTCCAGCACATGTTCAAATTAGTATCCTTCCTTCATATAGTAAAGAAACGATTCAAGTAAGTAATTCAGAACAAATAAAAGAAGACTTACATATAATTATTGCAAATAAAATTAATGAGCTTCAAAGCAGGCATAAATAG